A DNA window from Streptomyces sp. B21-083 contains the following coding sequences:
- a CDS encoding amino acid adenylation domain-containing protein, which translates to MTQPALADVLPLTPLQEGLLFHALYEHERDAPDVYVVQLVFELEGPVDSERLRAAAQALLDRHPNLRAAFRRRRGGQPVQVVPLRATLPWAEADVTGPDADVEKAWDALLDEDRQQGFDPATPPLLRCTLVRTGADRHRLLITHHHILLDGWSVSVLLRELLALYAADGDPAVLAPAPPYRAFLQWLERRDRAAAETAWREALADVTESTRLAPDTPSSAASDAENALDLVQARTELSAETGAALTARARSLGVTVNTLVQSAWALLLGRLTGRDDVVFGTTVSGRPPELPGVESMVGLFINTVPTRVRLRPADSLGRLLHDVRDTYVHLLDHHHLGLADIQRAAGVPELFDTLLVFENYPMDPEATGDGDTGSGSRLRVTGSSGRDATHYPVTLVAVPGSRPRFRLAYRPGLFDAGWADATLARLVRILEAMAADPDLPQGRLGILAPYELPQRVQLPPAATHTLPGLWSAQVAATPDADAVLDRGTRLTYRELDARAERLADRLTAFGASPERVVGIALPRTAELVVAVLAVLKSGAAYLPLDPAYPADRLAYIVDDARPVVVLTTAETTGALPKDTPTLDVAGELTTDQQPDQKAELGPENLAYITYTSGSTGRPKGVLATHRNAVEFVEWTHREFGHDRLAKVLFSTSLNFDVSVFEIFSPLLCGGRVEIVENLLALTDGTPRDASLISGVPTVMAGVLAERPAVSPHTVALGGEPIPGRLRADIEAAFPGVRLVNFYGPTEATIYATAWQSDLHPDVGSAPPIGHPLARNRVHLLDHALHPVPDGAVGEVYVAGGGPARGYLGRPALTAERFVADPFGEPGERLYRTGDLAVRAPDGQLRFLGRADHQVKVRGFRIELGEVEAVLAAHPAVAGAAAAVREDGRGGKQLVAYVVPTQAPAPAPGEEPEGGAVSPDGLRDHLARTLPAHMVPSAFVTVAVLPRTASGKLDRKALPAPDATPHGAKAAPRTSIEEALRGIFAEILGLDPAQVGVHDSFFDLGGHSLLAPRLTSRIRAELGTDLPLRVLFDTPTVAALARRAGDGDRAADTGAAPLGPVLPLRTRGHREPLFCLPPASGLSWGFAGLARHIAPDRPLYGLQSRGLVPGQEPAGTLAEVVAEHTARIREIQPHGPYHLLGYSMGGLVAYEVAVGLRAAGEQVALLALLDAFPGAWTSQGPAPSDRPALLRSLLSILGREAPVCGDDDEPLTDARFAALVRRVADMPGSLDDAELAALVDVTANNRRLLGEFAPTSYDGDLLFFTAAQDPDAVPDRHGAWRPYISGRVDNHDLPCSHGELTRPAALDRIGPVLNSHLRRNQV; encoded by the coding sequence ATGACGCAGCCCGCGCTGGCCGACGTACTCCCCCTGACCCCTCTCCAGGAGGGCCTGCTCTTCCACGCCCTGTACGAGCACGAACGGGACGCCCCCGACGTGTACGTCGTCCAGTTGGTCTTCGAACTGGAGGGCCCGGTGGATTCCGAACGCCTCCGCGCCGCCGCCCAGGCGCTGCTGGACCGCCACCCGAACCTGCGGGCGGCCTTCCGGCGACGCCGGGGCGGCCAGCCGGTGCAGGTCGTCCCGCTCCGGGCGACGCTGCCGTGGGCGGAAGCCGATGTGACGGGGCCGGATGCCGACGTCGAGAAGGCGTGGGACGCCCTTCTGGACGAGGACCGGCAGCAGGGGTTCGACCCCGCCACCCCTCCCCTTCTCCGCTGCACCCTGGTCCGCACCGGAGCCGACCGCCACCGGCTGCTCATCACCCACCACCACATCCTGCTCGACGGCTGGTCGGTCTCCGTGCTCCTGCGGGAACTGCTCGCCCTGTACGCCGCCGACGGTGACCCGGCGGTGCTCGCGCCCGCTCCGCCGTACCGCGCCTTCCTCCAGTGGCTGGAGCGCCGGGACCGTGCCGCCGCCGAGACCGCCTGGCGGGAGGCGCTGGCCGACGTGACGGAGTCGACCCGGCTGGCCCCGGACACCCCGTCGAGCGCCGCCTCGGACGCCGAAAACGCCTTGGATCTGGTGCAGGCCCGCACCGAACTGTCGGCGGAGACCGGGGCCGCCCTCACGGCACGCGCCCGGAGCCTCGGCGTCACCGTCAACACCCTGGTCCAGTCCGCCTGGGCGCTCCTCCTGGGCCGGCTGACCGGCCGCGACGACGTCGTCTTCGGCACCACCGTCTCCGGCCGGCCGCCCGAGCTGCCCGGCGTCGAGTCCATGGTCGGCCTGTTCATCAACACCGTCCCGACCCGGGTCCGGCTGCGCCCGGCCGACTCCCTCGGCCGTCTGCTCCACGACGTCCGGGACACCTACGTCCACCTCCTCGACCACCACCATCTCGGCCTGGCCGACATCCAGCGGGCGGCCGGCGTGCCGGAGCTGTTCGACACCCTCCTCGTCTTCGAGAACTACCCGATGGATCCCGAGGCGACCGGCGACGGTGATACGGGCAGCGGCAGTCGGCTCCGCGTCACCGGATCGAGCGGGCGCGACGCGACCCACTATCCGGTGACCCTCGTCGCCGTCCCCGGATCCCGGCCCCGCTTCCGGCTGGCCTACCGCCCCGGGCTGTTCGACGCCGGATGGGCCGACGCCACGCTCGCCCGTCTGGTGCGCATCCTGGAGGCCATGGCCGCCGACCCGGACCTCCCGCAGGGACGCCTGGGCATTCTGGCGCCGTACGAACTCCCCCAGCGGGTCCAGCTCCCGCCGGCCGCGACCCACACCCTGCCCGGCCTCTGGTCGGCCCAGGTCGCGGCCACCCCGGACGCCGACGCCGTACTCGACCGGGGCACCCGGCTCACGTACCGCGAACTGGACGCCCGCGCCGAGCGGTTGGCCGACCGCCTCACCGCCTTCGGTGCGAGCCCGGAACGTGTCGTGGGCATCGCGCTCCCCCGAACGGCCGAGCTGGTCGTCGCCGTCCTCGCGGTACTCAAGTCAGGCGCCGCCTATCTGCCCCTCGACCCCGCCTATCCGGCCGACCGCCTCGCCTACATCGTCGACGACGCCCGTCCGGTCGTCGTCCTCACGACCGCCGAGACCACCGGAGCGCTCCCGAAGGACACACCGACGCTTGACGTCGCTGGCGAGCTGACGACAGATCAGCAACCAGATCAGAAAGCCGAGTTGGGGCCGGAGAACCTCGCGTACATCACCTACACCTCCGGTTCCACCGGTCGCCCCAAGGGTGTGCTGGCCACCCACCGCAACGCCGTCGAGTTCGTCGAGTGGACGCACCGCGAGTTCGGGCACGACCGGCTGGCCAAGGTGCTGTTCTCGACCTCCCTCAACTTCGACGTGTCGGTGTTCGAGATCTTCTCCCCTCTCCTGTGCGGCGGCCGGGTCGAGATCGTCGAGAACCTCCTCGCGCTCACCGACGGCACCCCTCGCGACGCCAGCCTGATCAGCGGCGTGCCCACGGTCATGGCCGGTGTGCTCGCGGAACGACCGGCCGTCTCACCGCACACGGTGGCCCTCGGCGGCGAACCGATCCCCGGGCGGCTCCGCGCCGACATCGAGGCCGCCTTTCCCGGGGTGCGGCTCGTCAACTTCTACGGCCCCACCGAAGCGACGATCTACGCCACCGCCTGGCAGTCGGACCTGCACCCGGACGTCGGCTCCGCGCCTCCCATCGGACATCCCCTGGCCCGCAACCGGGTCCACCTGCTCGATCACGCCCTGCACCCCGTCCCCGACGGAGCCGTCGGGGAGGTCTACGTGGCGGGCGGCGGACCCGCCCGCGGCTACCTCGGCAGGCCCGCCCTCACAGCCGAGCGGTTCGTCGCCGACCCGTTCGGCGAACCGGGGGAACGCCTGTACCGCACGGGCGACCTCGCTGTCCGCGCCCCGGACGGGCAACTTCGTTTCCTGGGCAGGGCCGACCACCAGGTGAAGGTCCGTGGCTTCCGTATCGAACTCGGCGAGGTCGAGGCCGTACTCGCCGCCCACCCGGCCGTCGCGGGCGCGGCAGCGGCGGTGCGGGAGGACGGCCGTGGCGGAAAGCAACTCGTCGCGTACGTCGTCCCCACGCAAGCACCGGCACCAGCACCAGGCGAGGAACCGGAAGGCGGGGCCGTGTCCCCCGACGGGCTCCGCGACCACCTCGCCCGCACTCTCCCCGCCCACATGGTCCCCTCGGCTTTCGTCACGGTCGCCGTCCTCCCCCGTACCGCCAGCGGCAAGCTCGACCGTAAGGCGCTGCCCGCCCCCGACGCGACGCCCCACGGCGCCAAGGCGGCTCCACGTACCAGCATCGAGGAGGCACTGCGTGGCATCTTCGCGGAGATCCTCGGTCTCGATCCGGCCCAGGTCGGTGTCCACGACAGCTTCTTCGACCTCGGCGGCCACTCCCTGCTGGCTCCCCGCCTGACCTCGCGCATCCGCGCCGAACTCGGCACCGACCTGCCCCTGCGCGTCCTCTTCGACACTCCGACCGTGGCGGCGCTGGCCCGCCGGGCGGGCGACGGCGACCGGGCCGCGGACACCGGCGCGGCTCCGCTGGGCCCGGTGCTCCCCCTCCGTACCCGTGGTCACCGCGAACCCCTCTTCTGCCTGCCGCCGGCCTCCGGCCTGTCCTGGGGCTTCGCCGGACTGGCCCGCCATATCGCCCCGGACCGCCCGCTGTACGGACTGCAGTCCCGTGGCCTGGTCCCGGGTCAGGAACCGGCAGGCACCCTCGCCGAGGTGGTCGCCGAGCACACCGCCCGAATCCGCGAGATCCAGCCGCACGGCCCGTACCACCTGCTCGGCTACTCCATGGGCGGTCTCGTCGCGTACGAGGTGGCCGTCGGTCTCCGGGCGGCCGGAGAACAGGTCGCACTGCTCGCGCTGCTCGACGCCTTTCCCGGGGCCTGGACCTCGCAGGGTCCCGCCCCGTCCGACCGCCCGGCACTGCTGCGCAGTCTCCTCAGCATTCTCGGCCGCGAGGCTCCAGTGTGCGGGGACGACGACGAGCCGCTCACTGACGCGCGGTTCGCGGCGCTGGTCCGTCGCGTGGCCGACATGCCAGGCAGTCTCGATGACGCCGAACTGGCCGCCCTGGTCGACGTGACGGCCAACAACCGGCGTCTGCTCGGCGAGTTCGCCCCCACGTCGTACGACGGTGACCTGCTGTTCTTCACAGCCGCGCAGGATCCGGACGCGGTCCCCGACCGGCACGGCGCCTGGCGGCCGTACATCTCGGGCCGCGTCGACAATCACGATCTCCCGTGCTCCCACGGGGAGTTGACCCGGCCCGCGGCACTGGACCGCATCGGGCCGGTGCTGAACAGCCACCTCAGGAGGAACCAGGTATGA
- a CDS encoding MbtH family protein, with translation MTTNPFDDDTIEHLVLVNDEGQHSLWPAFADVPAGWTVVHGRASRQSCVDHVGEHWTDMRPKSLVEAMGQ, from the coding sequence ATGACCACCAACCCCTTCGACGACGACACCATCGAGCACCTCGTCCTGGTGAACGACGAGGGCCAGCACTCCCTGTGGCCCGCGTTCGCCGACGTCCCAGCCGGCTGGACCGTCGTCCACGGCCGGGCGAGCCGCCAGTCCTGCGTGGACCACGTCGGCGAGCACTGGACCGACATGCGCCCCAAAAGCCTCGTCGAGGCCATGGGTCAGTGA
- a CDS encoding thioesterase II family protein, producing MRDTTKLVCLPYAGAGASFYRPWTALAGAELEIVALQLPGRERLIDEEPYTDVHRAVDGLLAQLRARLGAEGGRVALFGHSLGAVLAYELAHRLTAEPGVEPVHLFVSGSPAPGKGRAGRATGLSDDEFLARVGEFAGYRHPAFDDPEMRELLLPALRADVEMHENHTPSTELPLDLPLTVLRGQDDELVDHDDAVSWSKSTARDFTYVELPGGHMYLTEVAPALLHVIASKLTS from the coding sequence ATGCGTGACACGACCAAGCTGGTGTGCCTTCCGTACGCGGGCGCGGGCGCCTCGTTCTACCGGCCCTGGACCGCCCTGGCAGGCGCCGAGTTGGAAATCGTGGCGCTGCAACTCCCGGGCCGGGAACGGCTGATCGACGAGGAGCCGTACACGGACGTCCACCGGGCGGTCGACGGGCTCCTCGCCCAACTGCGGGCACGCCTCGGTGCCGAGGGCGGCCGGGTGGCCCTCTTCGGGCACAGCCTCGGCGCGGTGCTCGCCTACGAACTCGCCCACCGGCTGACCGCCGAGCCCGGCGTCGAGCCGGTGCACCTGTTCGTCAGCGGGTCACCTGCGCCCGGCAAGGGGCGTGCGGGTCGGGCCACCGGGCTGTCCGACGACGAATTCCTCGCCCGCGTAGGCGAGTTCGCGGGCTACCGCCACCCCGCCTTCGACGACCCGGAGATGCGCGAGCTGCTCCTGCCCGCCCTGCGCGCGGACGTCGAGATGCACGAGAACCACACCCCGTCGACCGAACTCCCCCTGGACCTGCCCCTCACGGTCCTCCGGGGCCAGGACGACGAGCTGGTCGACCATGACGACGCCGTGTCCTGGAGCAAGTCGACCGCCCGCGACTTCACCTACGTCGAACTCCCCGGCGGTCACATGTACTTGACGGAGGTCGCGCCCGCCCTCCTTCATGTCATCGCCTCGAAACTCACCTCGTAG